One genomic segment of Hordeum vulgare subsp. vulgare chromosome 2H, MorexV3_pseudomolecules_assembly, whole genome shotgun sequence includes these proteins:
- the LOC123430397 gene encoding disease resistance protein RGA5-like isoform X2 codes for MKMVIRVHMTCDKCRSKAMGLVASVHGVERVEIQGDDRDCLAVVGDGVDAANLTACLRKKVGSAELLTVEAVGSEKKPAAASETGEASCPQQWYPGYYSWPGGAYSYCYPYSM; via the exons ATGAAG ATGGTGATCAGGGTGCACATGACGTGCGACAAGTGCCGGTCCAAGGCAATGGGGCTGGTTGCCTCGGTACACG GAGTGGAGCGTGTGGAGATACAAGGGGACGACAGGGACTGCCTGGCGGTGGTCGGCGACGGGGTGGACGCCGCCAACCTGACGGCTTGCCTGCGGAAGAAGGTGGGGAGCGCGGAACTCCTCACGGTGGAGGCGGTCGGTTCCGAGAAGAAGCCGGCAGCGGCATCGGAGACCGGCGAGGCTTCGTGCCCGCAGCAGTGGTATCCCGGATACTACTCCTGGCCGGGAGGTGCATACTCCTATTGCTACCCGTACAGCATGTAA
- the LOC123430397 gene encoding disease resistance protein RGA5-like isoform X1, translated as MKQKMVIRVHMTCDKCRSKAMGLVASVHGVERVEIQGDDRDCLAVVGDGVDAANLTACLRKKVGSAELLTVEAVGSEKKPAAASETGEASCPQQWYPGYYSWPGGAYSYCYPYSM; from the exons ATGAAG CAAAAGATGGTGATCAGGGTGCACATGACGTGCGACAAGTGCCGGTCCAAGGCAATGGGGCTGGTTGCCTCGGTACACG GAGTGGAGCGTGTGGAGATACAAGGGGACGACAGGGACTGCCTGGCGGTGGTCGGCGACGGGGTGGACGCCGCCAACCTGACGGCTTGCCTGCGGAAGAAGGTGGGGAGCGCGGAACTCCTCACGGTGGAGGCGGTCGGTTCCGAGAAGAAGCCGGCAGCGGCATCGGAGACCGGCGAGGCTTCGTGCCCGCAGCAGTGGTATCCCGGATACTACTCCTGGCCGGGAGGTGCATACTCCTATTGCTACCCGTACAGCATGTAA